The genomic interval TAGATGACGCTGAATTACTTGATCTTGTAGAGCTTGAAGTGAGGGAACTTTTAAGCAAATATGGGTTTCCTGGCAATGACATACCTGTAATCAAGGGCAGCGCACTAAAGGCGATGGAAAGTACGAGCAATGATTTTAATGCACCTGAGTATAAATGCATACTTGAGCTAATGGAAGCGGTAGACAGCTACATACCGACACCTGAGAGACCGATAGACAAACCATTTCTCATGCCGATAGAGGATGTATTTACAATATCTGGGCGTGGGACAGTAGTGACAGGAAGGGTAGAGAGGGGAGTTATAAAAGTAGGAGAGGAAGTAGAGATAGTAGGATTAAGGGAGACGAGGAAGACAGTAGCGACAGGGGTAGAGATGTTCAGGAAATTACTTGATGAAGGAAGGGCAGGAGACAACATAGGGGTATTATTAAGAGGGATAGGTAAAGAGGAAGTAGAGAGGGGCATGGTATTAGCGAAACCTGGGAGCATCACCCCGCACACGAAGTTCAAGGCAGAGGCATATATACTGACAAAGGAAGAGGGTGGGAGGCACACACCGTTTTTCAATGGATACAGGCCTCAGTTTTACTTCAGGACAACAGATGTAACAGGGGTAGCACATCTTCCAGAGGGGGTAGAGATGGTAATGCCTGGAGACAATGTAACATTAACAGTAGAGCTTATAGCACCTATAGCAATGGAGAAGGAGTTAAGATTTGCAATAAGGGAAGGCGGTAGAACAGTGGGTGCTGGAGTTGTTACTGAGGTGTTGGAGTAGAAAGGTGAATCAAAAGAT from Dissulfurispira thermophila carries:
- the tuf gene encoding elongation factor Tu, encoding MAKAKFERVKPHVNVGTIGHVDHGKTTLTAAITKVLAIKGLAQYKAYDQIDNAPEERARGITIATAHVEYETDKRHYAHVDCPGHADYVKNMITGAAQMDGAILVVSAADGPMPQTREHILLARQVGVPYIVVFMNKVDMVDDAELLDLVELEVRELLSKYGFPGNDIPVIKGSALKAMESTSNDFNAPEYKCILELMEAVDSYIPTPERPIDKPFLMPIEDVFTISGRGTVVTGRVERGVIKVGEEVEIVGLRETRKTVATGVEMFRKLLDEGRAGDNIGVLLRGIGKEEVERGMVLAKPGSITPHTKFKAEAYILTKEEGGRHTPFFNGYRPQFYFRTTDVTGVAHLPEGVEMVMPGDNVTLTVELIAPIAMEKELRFAIREGGRTVGAGVVTEVLE